A portion of the Edaphobacter bradus genome contains these proteins:
- a CDS encoding S1/P1 nuclease yields MINFREVVRFVVAAAMVPVMTVQPSFAWGADGHRMISRLAAANLPKDVPAFLRNGNALDTMEYLGPEPDRWRNRAEEDLVTAQAPEHFIDFENADLVGALPRKRYDYVRALEKAQAARPELQLTPEKVGLQPYATEEIYERLKVGMREYRHLLANGEDTKPAETAILFYAGWLGHYVADGSQPLHTTIQYNGWMGPNPNGYTTDHKIHSQFESVFVNANVKPSDLAPLVRASQPKVLNDEWDDYLAYLRHTQSLVEQTYQLEKVGSFSGAGTPDGKAFVEERLAAGAIELRDMIYTAWVRSGDPVQEFHGQS; encoded by the coding sequence ATGATCAACTTTCGCGAGGTGGTTCGTTTTGTTGTAGCTGCGGCGATGGTGCCTGTGATGACGGTGCAACCATCCTTTGCCTGGGGCGCTGATGGGCACAGGATGATCAGCCGGTTGGCGGCGGCGAACCTTCCAAAGGATGTACCTGCATTTCTGCGCAACGGCAATGCGCTGGACACAATGGAGTATCTTGGGCCGGAGCCGGACCGGTGGCGCAACAGGGCGGAAGAGGATCTGGTCACCGCACAGGCTCCGGAGCACTTCATCGACTTTGAGAATGCCGATCTGGTGGGAGCGCTGCCGAGGAAACGCTACGACTACGTTCGCGCTCTGGAGAAGGCGCAGGCTGCGCGCCCAGAACTGCAACTGACGCCGGAGAAGGTTGGGCTGCAGCCGTATGCGACCGAAGAGATCTACGAACGGCTTAAGGTAGGGATGCGGGAGTACCGTCATCTGCTGGCCAATGGGGAAGACACGAAGCCGGCCGAGACGGCGATCCTGTTCTACGCAGGCTGGCTGGGGCACTATGTCGCGGACGGATCTCAGCCGCTGCACACAACAATTCAGTACAACGGATGGATGGGGCCGAATCCGAATGGCTATACGACAGACCACAAGATTCACTCGCAGTTCGAGTCGGTCTTTGTGAACGCGAACGTCAAGCCGTCGGACCTGGCGCCGCTGGTTAGGGCATCGCAGCCGAAAGTGCTGAACGACGAGTGGGACGATTATCTGGCCTATCTGCGGCACACACAATCGCTGGTGGAGCAGACGTATCAGCTCGAGAAGGTTGGCAGCTTCAGTGGAGCCGGAACGCCGGACGGCAAGGCGTTTGTGGAGGAGCGGCTCGCTGCCGGAGCAATCGAGCTGCGCGACATGATCTATACCGCGTGGGTTCGCAGCGGAGATCCAGTGCAGGAGTTCCACGGGCAGAGCTGA
- a CDS encoding NupC/NupG family nucleoside CNT transporter, with the protein MPRFTGLLGLITLLSFAYAFSTNRRAIRWRTVAWGLGLQIVFAFLVIKWTYGQRILAAGSTAVTSLLGHAAEGSSMVFGRLGTPGDALSTFAFAVLPTIIFVSAFFAIMYHIGLMQQIIRAVAWLMQRTMGTSGAESTNVAASIFMGQTEAPLTIRPFLAGATRSELMTIMTSGMAHVSGGIMAAYISFGINAKDLLSAVIMTAPGTILVSKMLVPETEVPATAGTVHMPPSEEHKEENFIGAIARGTIDGGKLAFNVAIMLVSFLALVGLFNAIMLSLSNFLWAHGHIPFPHSLGNTLGVIGAPVAWLIGIPWHEAQAIGNLLGTRAILNEFVAYTQLGLQKSALTPRTFSIATFALCGFANLSSIGMQIGGIGALVPNRRNDLAQLGLRAMLAGTMANLMSASIVSMLIK; encoded by the coding sequence TTGCCCCGATTCACTGGCCTACTCGGCCTCATCACCTTACTATCCTTTGCGTACGCCTTCTCCACCAATCGCCGCGCCATCCGCTGGCGTACCGTAGCCTGGGGTCTCGGCCTGCAGATCGTCTTCGCCTTCCTCGTCATCAAGTGGACCTACGGTCAGCGCATCCTCGCCGCCGGCTCCACCGCCGTCACCTCGCTGCTCGGCCACGCGGCCGAGGGCTCCTCGATGGTCTTCGGCCGCCTCGGCACACCCGGCGACGCGCTCTCCACCTTCGCCTTCGCCGTCCTTCCAACCATCATCTTCGTCTCCGCGTTCTTCGCCATCATGTACCACATCGGCCTCATGCAGCAGATCATCAGGGCCGTCGCCTGGCTCATGCAGCGCACCATGGGAACCTCCGGCGCCGAATCCACCAACGTCGCCGCCTCCATCTTCATGGGACAGACCGAAGCCCCGCTCACCATCCGGCCGTTCCTTGCGGGAGCCACACGCAGCGAACTCATGACCATCATGACCTCCGGCATGGCCCACGTCTCCGGAGGAATCATGGCCGCCTACATCAGCTTCGGCATCAACGCCAAAGACCTTCTCTCCGCCGTCATCATGACCGCGCCCGGCACTATCCTCGTCTCCAAAATGCTCGTCCCCGAGACCGAGGTCCCCGCCACCGCCGGAACCGTCCACATGCCGCCCAGTGAAGAGCACAAAGAGGAAAACTTCATCGGCGCCATCGCGCGTGGAACCATCGACGGCGGCAAGCTCGCCTTCAACGTCGCCATCATGCTCGTCAGCTTCCTCGCGCTGGTCGGCCTCTTCAACGCCATCATGCTCTCCCTCTCCAACTTTCTCTGGGCCCACGGACACATCCCCTTCCCGCACTCCCTCGGCAACACGCTCGGAGTCATCGGGGCCCCCGTCGCCTGGCTCATCGGCATCCCCTGGCACGAGGCCCAGGCCATCGGCAACCTCCTCGGAACTCGCGCCATCCTCAATGAATTCGTCGCCTACACCCAGCTCGGCCTGCAGAAGTCTGCTCTCACCCCGCGAACCTTCTCCATCGCCACCTTCGCCCTCTGCGGCTTTGCCAACCTTAGCTCCATTGGAATGCAGATCGGAGGCATCGGAGCGCTAGTCCCCAACCGCCGCAACGACCTCGCCCAGCTCGGCCTTCGCGCCATGCTCGCCGGAACCATGGCCAACCTCATGTCCGCCAGCATCGTCTCCATGCTCATCAAATAG
- a CDS encoding sigma 54-interacting transcriptional regulator yields MKPRLLAISGSLAGTVQELVNGEISIGRDESNQLCLNDPAASRKHCIIRQLKDRYELVDLDSRHGTFLNGIPVRHKFVDHGDAIRVGRSELVFLTHEGESAGNSKISLSDATSPSTFNTMRVDRPSPLFTFGVEVGRMARDLTAFIRISNAVNSIRNSELLQRELLRLIFEVIPAENGAVFLSTDLDEEPNSICTYNRQSDAEQPVEIRCELVHRAIWERSAVFTSPDADSSEMQNVLCLPLVGVERTIGAIYLTSPRNASPFREDHIHFLDSVSRIAAVALENILALDALRSENRRLKEELGPDGRLIGESRQIRHVEEFISRVAQSESTILIRGESGTGKELVARKIHHGSPRAERPFIAINCAAIPETLLETELFGHEKGAFTGAISMRKGKLELAEDGTLFLDEIGDLAPAMQAKLLRVLQQREYERVGGTVPVHFKARVLAATNKNLEQAIKSGEFRQDLYYRLNVVSIIVPPLREHPEDIPLLALYFASKYAERSNRPFKGISPKARTLLMGYSWPGNIRELENAIEHAIVLGLTEEILPEDLPITILEAQSSDLLGVRYHDVLNQAKKEMILNALREAKGSYPKAAHLLNIHPKYLHRLARNLNLKSELIE; encoded by the coding sequence ATGAAGCCGCGACTCCTCGCTATCTCGGGTTCGCTGGCGGGCACCGTTCAAGAGCTCGTCAATGGCGAGATCTCTATTGGCCGTGATGAATCGAATCAGCTGTGCTTGAACGATCCGGCGGCCTCACGGAAACATTGCATCATCCGGCAGCTGAAGGACAGATATGAACTCGTCGATCTCGACAGCCGTCATGGCACCTTCCTGAATGGAATTCCTGTGCGGCACAAATTTGTCGATCACGGTGATGCGATTCGCGTTGGAAGGTCCGAGCTCGTGTTTCTGACGCACGAAGGAGAGTCGGCCGGAAATTCCAAAATATCCCTAAGTGACGCGACTTCTCCCTCCACGTTCAACACCATGCGAGTCGATCGGCCGTCACCTCTATTCACGTTCGGAGTTGAGGTCGGACGCATGGCACGCGACCTGACCGCCTTCATCAGAATCAGCAATGCCGTCAATTCCATTCGCAACTCCGAACTGCTGCAGCGTGAACTTCTGCGACTCATCTTTGAAGTCATTCCGGCAGAGAACGGCGCCGTCTTTCTATCGACCGATCTCGACGAAGAACCCAACTCCATCTGTACCTATAACCGGCAGTCCGATGCTGAACAGCCGGTCGAGATTCGGTGCGAACTGGTTCACCGTGCGATTTGGGAGCGTTCAGCAGTCTTTACGAGCCCTGATGCAGACTCCAGCGAGATGCAGAACGTGCTCTGTCTGCCTCTGGTAGGCGTGGAGAGAACAATTGGCGCTATCTATCTCACTTCGCCTCGCAACGCTTCGCCATTTCGCGAAGACCACATCCACTTCCTCGACTCGGTCTCGCGAATCGCAGCCGTAGCACTCGAAAACATTCTCGCCCTCGATGCTCTGCGTTCGGAGAACCGGCGATTGAAGGAGGAGCTCGGCCCTGACGGCAGACTCATCGGCGAAAGCCGGCAGATCCGCCATGTGGAAGAATTTATCTCCCGGGTGGCGCAAAGCGAATCCACCATCCTCATCCGCGGCGAGAGCGGCACAGGCAAAGAACTGGTCGCACGCAAGATCCATCACGGCAGTCCCCGAGCCGAGCGCCCATTCATTGCCATCAACTGCGCAGCAATTCCGGAGACGTTGCTCGAAACCGAACTGTTCGGTCACGAGAAAGGGGCCTTCACCGGCGCAATCAGTATGAGGAAGGGCAAGTTGGAACTGGCAGAAGATGGAACCCTGTTCCTCGACGAGATTGGTGACCTCGCTCCCGCGATGCAGGCGAAGCTCTTGCGAGTCTTACAACAAAGGGAGTATGAGCGTGTTGGAGGTACCGTTCCTGTACACTTCAAGGCCCGCGTTTTGGCCGCAACCAACAAGAATCTCGAACAGGCAATCAAGTCCGGCGAGTTTCGGCAGGATCTTTACTACCGGCTTAACGTGGTCTCAATCATAGTGCCGCCCTTGCGCGAGCACCCCGAAGACATTCCTCTGCTCGCCCTCTACTTTGCGTCAAAGTACGCGGAAAGAAGTAATCGGCCTTTCAAAGGCATCTCGCCAAAGGCGCGCACGTTGCTTATGGGCTATAGCTGGCCGGGCAACATTCGCGAATTGGAGAACGCAATCGAGCATGCCATTGTGCTGGGACTCACCGAAGAGATCCTGCCCGAAGATCTCCCCATCACCATACTTGAGGCGCAGTCGTCAGACCTCCTGGGAGTCCGATACCACGATGTGCTCAATCAGGCCAAGAAAGAAATGATTCTGAACGCGCTGCGAGAAGCGAAGGGTAGCTATCCCAAGGCAGCGCATCTGCTCAACATTCACCCCAAATATCTGCACCGTCTGGCACGGAATCTCAACTTGAAATCAGAACTAATCGAGTAG
- a CDS encoding lysophospholipid acyltransferase family protein — MRIVRSVFRGAWVVFLLLAAAVDCLLRWPKPGVEGSEWVHVWCRRIVRAMGVECVVEGELPASGAVVSNHLSYLDILLFGSVRPFVMVAKSEVRGWPLVGWLAARAGTVFVVRGGGPPTYPAVNASMAAAYWTGVPVLFFPEGTTTDGSCVLPFRRGLFHSVLNERVPLQVAGLRYSIAGDGDATVERDVCWWGDALLAPHLFRLLGLKGVRAEVTFAGEVTDRADRFVLSETARERVVEMVEGSGRSAVAAVEVAGEALLVEAT, encoded by the coding sequence GTGCGAATTGTACGGTCGGTGTTCCGGGGAGCGTGGGTCGTATTCCTTCTGCTGGCGGCGGCCGTGGACTGTCTCCTTCGCTGGCCGAAGCCGGGTGTTGAGGGATCCGAGTGGGTCCATGTGTGGTGTCGCCGGATTGTGCGGGCGATGGGCGTGGAGTGCGTGGTTGAGGGTGAGCTTCCGGCGAGCGGGGCTGTTGTTTCGAATCATCTGAGCTATCTCGACATACTTCTGTTCGGCTCCGTGCGACCGTTTGTGATGGTGGCCAAGAGCGAGGTACGCGGCTGGCCGTTGGTTGGCTGGCTGGCGGCGCGGGCTGGAACGGTCTTCGTGGTGCGTGGCGGCGGACCGCCGACATACCCAGCAGTGAACGCGTCGATGGCTGCGGCTTACTGGACGGGAGTGCCTGTGCTGTTTTTTCCGGAAGGGACGACGACCGACGGATCGTGCGTGCTTCCGTTCCGCAGAGGCCTGTTTCACTCGGTGCTGAATGAGCGGGTTCCGCTGCAGGTGGCTGGTCTGCGGTATTCGATTGCTGGCGATGGCGATGCCACGGTGGAGCGAGATGTGTGCTGGTGGGGCGATGCGTTGCTGGCTCCGCATCTGTTTCGTTTGCTCGGACTGAAGGGTGTGCGTGCGGAGGTGACGTTCGCTGGCGAGGTGACGGACCGGGCAGACCGGTTCGTGCTGTCGGAGACGGCCCGCGAGCGGGTGGTGGAGATGGTAGAGGGTTCGGGGCGTTCGGCTGTTGCTGCGGTTGAGGTGGCGGGTGAGGCCTTGCTCGTAGAGGCGACGTAG
- a CDS encoding lysophospholipid acyltransferase family protein, with protein MRFLRSLTRGLQVAGYIALSGTELLLKRPPKQEARAEWLHRLCARVVHGLGIEVVVVGDFPGHGAVIANHLSYVDIVIFAAMRPCVFVAKAEIESWPVIGWMTTMAGTVYVERGRGGSAVKARKGLSVAFDDGVPVVFFPEGTTSDGRGLLKFHSGLLAQVLAEDAPVTAAHVSYSLQAENGAGVTVADNVCYWGDMKMWPHVFHFLGLRGVRVEVRFSGEPIVFHDPANRKLAADEARSAVAELREAAQVSKECTIFDSTNVHVR; from the coding sequence GTGAGATTTCTTCGTTCGCTGACACGTGGGCTCCAGGTGGCCGGCTACATTGCTCTGTCTGGTACGGAGTTGCTGCTGAAGCGGCCCCCGAAGCAGGAGGCCAGGGCGGAATGGCTGCACCGTCTGTGTGCGCGGGTCGTGCATGGGCTTGGCATCGAGGTCGTGGTGGTGGGCGACTTCCCGGGGCACGGTGCGGTGATTGCGAACCACCTGAGCTATGTCGATATCGTGATCTTCGCCGCGATGCGCCCGTGTGTGTTCGTGGCGAAGGCGGAGATCGAGAGCTGGCCTGTGATCGGCTGGATGACGACGATGGCTGGAACGGTCTATGTCGAGCGCGGGCGAGGCGGATCGGCAGTCAAGGCGAGGAAGGGATTGAGCGTCGCGTTTGATGACGGGGTTCCGGTTGTGTTCTTCCCGGAGGGAACGACTTCGGACGGCAGGGGACTGCTGAAGTTCCACAGCGGACTGCTCGCGCAGGTGCTGGCTGAGGATGCTCCGGTGACGGCGGCGCATGTGAGTTACAGCCTGCAGGCGGAGAATGGCGCGGGTGTTACGGTCGCCGACAACGTCTGCTACTGGGGCGATATGAAGATGTGGCCGCATGTCTTTCATTTCCTTGGGTTGCGTGGCGTTCGCGTTGAGGTGAGGTTTTCCGGGGAGCCGATCGTGTTTCACGATCCGGCGAACCGAAAGCTGGCGGCGGATGAGGCTCGGTCTGCTGTGGCGGAGCTTCGGGAGGCAGCCCAGGTATCGAAGGAGTGCACCATTTTTGATTCAACAAATGTTCACGTGAGGTGA
- the cdd gene encoding cytidine deaminase gives MSAISHPSGLTPTQIEDLQQRAIAVAQNAYAPYSHFRVGAALLLEDGNVVTGCNVENASYRLTTCAEQSAVATAVGLYGPHIRIRAIAVANLNNTASQPCGACRQTLHEFSTPDTRIFFPAEDDTVVETTVADLLPAAFLLSNNSDQ, from the coding sequence ATGTCGGCAATCAGCCATCCCAGCGGTCTCACCCCAACTCAGATCGAGGACCTCCAGCAGCGTGCCATCGCGGTCGCCCAAAACGCCTACGCCCCTTACAGCCACTTCCGCGTCGGCGCCGCGCTCCTCCTCGAAGACGGCAACGTCGTCACCGGCTGTAACGTCGAAAACGCCTCCTACCGCCTCACCACCTGCGCCGAGCAGTCGGCCGTTGCAACTGCAGTAGGCCTGTATGGCCCCCACATTCGCATCCGCGCCATCGCTGTCGCCAACCTCAACAACACTGCCAGCCAGCCCTGCGGAGCCTGCCGCCAGACCCTCCACGAGTTCAGTACCCCCGACACCCGCATCTTCTTCCCCGCAGAAGACGACACCGTCGTCGAAACCACCGTCGCCGACCTCCTTCCCGCGGCCTTCCTCCTGAGTAACAATTCGGACCAATGA
- a CDS encoding DUF2062 domain-containing protein, whose translation MTRDSHNWAYRRIALPVLAMLRMGASPERLAWSLAAGIVIGINPLIGSTTILCFAAAFVFRLNIAASQLGNHIVYPLQILLVVPFIRLGSLVFHTTPLPLSPRSLLATARATPIALVRKIWLWEWHALVLWTALAVVLLPVIALALTPLLNRLLVRVERHQYPILSAD comes from the coding sequence ATAACCCGTGACAGTCACAATTGGGCATACCGCCGCATTGCACTGCCTGTCCTGGCCATGCTTCGCATGGGGGCCTCACCGGAAAGGCTCGCCTGGAGCCTCGCGGCCGGCATCGTCATCGGCATAAATCCGCTGATCGGCAGCACAACGATCCTCTGCTTTGCCGCAGCCTTCGTCTTCCGACTCAACATTGCTGCGTCACAGCTTGGCAACCACATCGTCTATCCGCTGCAGATCCTTCTGGTGGTTCCGTTTATCCGCCTCGGCAGCCTCGTCTTTCACACAACGCCGCTGCCTCTCTCGCCGCGGAGCCTGCTGGCGACCGCGCGCGCCACTCCCATCGCGTTAGTGCGCAAGATCTGGCTCTGGGAGTGGCACGCCCTCGTCCTCTGGACTGCTCTGGCTGTCGTTCTTTTGCCGGTGATTGCCCTTGCGCTGACACCCTTGCTGAACAGGCTGCTGGTTCGCGTCGAGCGTCACCAATATCCCATTCTTTCAGCCGATTAG
- a CDS encoding GNAT family N-acetyltransferase, translating into MLRAAELSSAILPPVRPDVLELPSKKDVRLEAGAYVARLALTEAERSAAFRLRFIVFNLEMNEGLESSFADGYDKDLYDEVCDHLIVEEKASGAIVGTYRLQMGDVAGRNFGYYSEQEFSFAPYEAMRGQIVELGRACIHREHRSPEVLHLLWRGIARYSLANGGRYMMGCCSLNSLDAEVGHAVYASLGNCLVDPELRTVPTPAFALPRREMKLAEQRAPKLLRAYLAIGAKICGEPAIDREFGTIDFLTLLDLQTLHPRVAQRFLEGC; encoded by the coding sequence ATGCTCAGAGCTGCCGAACTATCCTCCGCAATCCTTCCCCCTGTACGACCGGATGTCCTCGAACTTCCTTCAAAGAAAGATGTTCGCCTGGAGGCGGGCGCCTACGTTGCGCGGCTTGCGTTGACTGAGGCAGAGCGGAGTGCAGCTTTTCGGCTGCGGTTCATTGTCTTCAATCTGGAGATGAACGAGGGGCTGGAGTCGTCGTTTGCCGATGGCTACGATAAAGACCTCTACGATGAGGTGTGCGATCACCTGATCGTCGAAGAGAAGGCTAGCGGAGCGATTGTCGGAACGTATCGGCTGCAGATGGGCGATGTGGCTGGCCGCAACTTTGGATACTACAGCGAGCAGGAATTCTCGTTTGCCCCGTATGAGGCGATGCGCGGCCAGATTGTGGAGCTGGGGCGGGCGTGCATTCATCGTGAGCATCGGTCTCCTGAGGTGTTGCATCTGCTGTGGCGCGGGATTGCGCGGTACTCGCTGGCAAACGGCGGGCGCTATATGATGGGCTGCTGCTCGCTCAACTCGCTGGATGCCGAGGTTGGCCATGCGGTATATGCGTCGCTCGGCAACTGCCTGGTTGACCCGGAACTGCGAACGGTTCCGACGCCGGCGTTTGCATTGCCGAGGCGGGAAATGAAGCTGGCTGAGCAGCGCGCGCCGAAGTTGCTGCGGGCGTACCTGGCGATTGGGGCGAAGATCTGCGGCGAGCCGGCGATCGATCGCGAGTTCGGCACGATCGACTTCCTGACGCTGCTCGACCTGCAGACGCTGCATCCGCGTGTGGCGCAGAGATTTCTCGAGGGCTGCTGA
- a CDS encoding thymidine phosphorylase translates to MTKAQRIHPIDVILHKRDGLALTDAEIRAFILAIVERTPRKHLVTDAQIAAFLMAVFLRGLDPRELATLTAAMRFSGEVAYTEALNTFTIDKHSTGGVGDKTSLLIAPIIAAAGLAQPTPEGVPGICVPMISGRSLGHTGGTLDKLETIPGFNTQLSFPDMRDVLRECGAALIGQTPTIVPADRILYALRDHTGTVESPFLITASIMSKKLAEGLKALVLDVKVGSGAFMPTYEKSKFLAQLMVQTGEASETRTVALLTSMDEPLGRFSGNWVEVWECVDIMQGKRHPMSSDLIELSNILSGWMLHLAGHATTPEEGAELSDDILKSGAAYKAWLKIIATQGGDTTVFEDPASHHKPNATRVLKATQSGYLAAMDCKQVGWAVQRLGAGRAKPGDPVSAHAGIESHAKLGDRIEPGQPLFTLYSEDSALLDEPEQMLRETLQVSSSLVPRRPLVREVITKNNIQ, encoded by the coding sequence ATGACCAAGGCCCAACGCATCCATCCCATCGACGTCATCCTACACAAGCGCGACGGCCTCGCCCTTACCGACGCTGAAATCCGCGCCTTCATCCTCGCCATTGTCGAGCGCACCCCCAGGAAGCACCTCGTCACCGACGCCCAGATCGCGGCCTTCCTGATGGCCGTCTTTCTCCGTGGACTTGATCCCCGTGAGCTAGCCACCCTCACGGCCGCCATGCGCTTCTCCGGCGAGGTCGCCTACACCGAAGCCCTCAACACCTTCACCATCGACAAGCATTCCACCGGGGGAGTCGGCGACAAGACATCCCTGCTGATTGCCCCTATCATCGCCGCCGCCGGCCTCGCTCAGCCTACCCCCGAAGGAGTTCCCGGCATCTGCGTCCCTATGATCAGCGGCCGATCCCTCGGTCACACGGGAGGCACACTCGACAAACTCGAAACCATCCCCGGCTTCAACACGCAGCTCTCCTTCCCAGACATGCGAGACGTTCTGCGTGAATGCGGAGCCGCACTCATCGGCCAGACCCCGACGATCGTCCCCGCCGATCGCATCCTCTACGCCCTCCGCGACCACACCGGCACCGTCGAATCCCCATTCCTCATCACCGCCAGCATTATGAGCAAGAAGCTCGCCGAGGGACTCAAAGCCCTCGTCCTCGACGTCAAGGTCGGCTCCGGAGCCTTCATGCCCACCTACGAAAAATCTAAATTCCTCGCCCAGCTCATGGTCCAGACCGGCGAAGCCTCCGAAACTCGAACCGTCGCCCTTCTCACCTCCATGGACGAGCCCCTTGGCCGCTTCTCCGGCAACTGGGTTGAGGTCTGGGAGTGCGTCGACATTATGCAGGGCAAGCGACATCCCATGTCTTCCGATCTCATCGAACTCTCCAACATCCTCTCCGGCTGGATGCTCCACCTCGCCGGCCACGCCACCACTCCCGAAGAAGGCGCAGAGCTCTCCGACGATATCCTCAAATCAGGAGCCGCATACAAAGCCTGGCTCAAGATCATCGCCACGCAAGGCGGAGACACCACCGTCTTCGAAGACCCAGCATCCCACCACAAGCCCAACGCCACCCGCGTCCTCAAAGCCACGCAATCCGGCTACCTCGCCGCGATGGACTGCAAGCAAGTCGGCTGGGCCGTTCAGCGGCTCGGAGCGGGCCGCGCCAAACCAGGCGACCCCGTCAGCGCCCACGCCGGCATCGAGTCCCACGCCAAACTAGGCGACCGCATCGAGCCAGGCCAACCCCTCTTCACCCTCTACAGCGAAGACTCCGCCCTCCTCGACGAGCCCGAACAAATGCTCCGTGAAACGTTGCAGGTCTCGTCGAGCCTCGTGCCGCGCCGCCCCCTTGTTCGCGAGGTCATTACAAAGAACAATATTCAGTAA
- a CDS encoding purine-nucleoside phosphorylase translates to MSNATANDLYTHAQSAASYIRSKTALQPKLAIILGSGLGNFASQVNDATVIPYADIPNFPQSTVQGHTGKLVLGTIGSPNGSVPVAVMQGRVHAYEGYTMAQVTFPMRVLGLLGVEKLIVTNAAGGIDVRYGQGAIVAISDHINLTGTNAALGPNEPRFGQRFFDMSSAYSPAFRKLAVAEAAKQGWTLNEGVYLAVLGPSYETPAEIRAFRALGADLVGMSTVHEVIVARHMGIQVLGLSVVTNMAAGVLDQPINHEEVMEIGQRIEGQFTGLLTALIPQLATHAG, encoded by the coding sequence ATGTCCAACGCGACCGCAAACGACCTCTACACACACGCCCAATCCGCCGCCAGCTACATTCGCAGCAAGACCGCTCTCCAGCCGAAGCTCGCCATCATCCTCGGCTCCGGGCTCGGCAACTTTGCCTCGCAGGTCAACGACGCCACAGTCATCCCCTACGCTGACATCCCCAACTTCCCGCAATCTACCGTTCAGGGCCACACCGGCAAACTCGTCCTCGGGACAATAGGAAGCCCCAACGGCAGCGTCCCCGTAGCCGTCATGCAAGGCCGAGTCCACGCCTACGAGGGCTACACCATGGCTCAGGTCACCTTTCCCATGCGCGTCCTCGGATTGCTCGGTGTCGAAAAGCTCATCGTCACCAACGCCGCCGGAGGCATCGACGTCCGTTACGGTCAGGGAGCCATCGTCGCCATCTCCGACCACATCAACCTCACCGGAACTAACGCCGCCCTCGGCCCCAACGAGCCACGCTTCGGCCAGCGCTTCTTTGACATGAGTTCGGCTTACTCGCCGGCCTTCCGTAAACTCGCCGTCGCTGAAGCCGCAAAGCAGGGCTGGACGCTCAACGAAGGCGTCTACCTCGCCGTCCTCGGCCCCAGCTACGAGACCCCAGCCGAAATCCGCGCCTTCCGCGCCCTCGGTGCCGACCTCGTCGGCATGTCTACCGTGCACGAGGTCATCGTGGCCCGCCACATGGGCATCCAGGTCCTCGGCCTCTCGGTCGTCACAAACATGGCCGCCGGCGTTCTCGACCAGCCCATCAACCACGAAGAAGTCATGGAGATCGGCCAGCGCATCGAGGGCCAGTTCACCGGCCTCCTCACCGCCCTCATCCCCCAACTAGCCACTCACGCCGGTTGA